The genomic stretch aaccggagtacccggagaaaacccacacatgcacggggaaaacatgcaaactccacacagagatggccgagggtggaattgaacccaggtctcctagctgtgaggtctgcgcgctaaccacatgtccTCCGTGCAGCCgctacacattcattcattcattcattttctaccgcttttcctcacgagggtcgcgggggtgctggagcctatcccagctgtcttcgggcgtaaggcggggtacaccctagactggtcgccagccaatcacagggcacacatagacaaacaaccattcacactcacattcatacctatggacaatttggagtcgccaattaacctagcatgtttttggaatgtgggaggaaaccggagtacccggagaaaacccacgcatgcacggggagaacatgcaaactccacacagagatgcccgagggcggaaccgaaccccggtctcctagctgtgaggtctggccactacacatatatatatatatatataatatatagaacaACTTTTTGTATTGTAACTAGTGTTGTCAATTGATTACaatatttaatcgtgattaatcaaatTTTGTTCACAGTCAACTCATAATAAtttgcaattaatcacagaaAGAAAGACTTTTTTGCATAATAACCATGGATGTAAATTTGTGCTAAGGATTTGGTACGTATCTAGATGCAGGTTAAATGGGgcctatgatgcttttccacttttctgacctataaatggagttagaatgttggattctggtgttaaactatACCAACGTTTCAGATGATGAggtgtgcatttggaagtgagccctgaaagagttttttttctaacacgaACACCCTTGTATGGGCATGCCAGGGTTTGCCGTGTTAGCaccctgtttattttgtgtaagtaagcggttgtctgtgtagcattccGGAGTTTGCCAACAGGCagcgtcttacctgcatgcatgcaaattgcAAGCTAACTGATGTCGGAACACGTTGTGAAATGTGAAACGACCATATTTCCACAActgatgttgtgccaagattgtctgcactgaGTGCACTCCCATACCAAAACTATTGCTGTGTAAAAAAGTAAtgtaagaaaaatattaaatagaaACTCAACAAAGTGTGAATGAGTAAAggcagagagaaaaaaatgcgTGGATGTGAGTGAAATGGAATGAAGTCAAACTTGTGTGTCTATTGCGTCTTTTCAGACACAAGAGGACAAAAGTGTCTCGCTAATCTGCAACATTGAGGTCATTTGCTCGCTGCTGAGTGTCAGCTGATGATCCTCGTCTTACTTAAGTCATGTGGGGCACAAGGTTTCTCACGAGGACGTCCGTTTAGCTCTCAGATTCCAAAGTATCACATGCAACCTCCTCATAGTGACGCTCGATTAGGAAGAAGACTCTTGTGAGCTCCATAAGAACTAGGGTTGCTCTGAACAACCGGCCACCCAATCAGTATCGGACGATTACTGTGAAAAAACTCGGCATGTAGTGACACTTGCTATGTAATGCAAATCACATCCGCAGATCATCTCAAAGAAACATCCAACTGACAGCGAACGTCTCCCGCCCACTTTCCCTTCAAAAACCCAAagcaagcatgtctgccgtgtgggaCTCTCCGTTTAGTTTTGCAGGTGTCTGTCAGATGTGAAGGGAATTCGGGGATACCAAAGTAGTTCCTGCGTCACCCACCGGTCGCCTCCCGTGCGTGTGATTGGATTCTTCGGACTGTCTGCCTGGGAGTCCTGCTGGAGACCAACCACGCTGATCTTGCATCCAAATTCTCCGCCCGATCTTCGATCACCAGTCCTTTTGAAAAAGTAAATCTGATTCCCCTTacataatataaacattttcattcaggttttcagttaataatatgagaagaaaatgtattcCGAAATACAAAACAAGAGTGGAGAATTTTCAttatgttctggtaaaacaagcatattaactttgtttggcttgaaattcACAGATATCTATTTACATATACGACTGCACAGCGGacaagagttcaattccacccccggccatctctgtgtggagtttgcatgttctcccctcccacattccaaaaacatgataggttaattggcgactccaaattgtccataggtatgaatgtgagtgtgaatggttgtttgtctatatgtgccctgtgattggctggccaccaatccagggtgtaccccgcctctcgcccgaagacagctgggataggctccagcaccccacgcgaccctcttgaggataagcggtagaaaattaatgaatgaatgtatttacatatacattgaccactaggtgtcggtGTTTGGTGGAACACATTTAGGGAACACACATTTAGGGAATACACTATGACGGGCAGACGGtgaaggagtggttagcatgtagctcacacagtcaggagatcaggaaggttcgattctctgcttgggcatcttttggagtttgcatcttctcccttTGCGTGGTGGAAACGTTCTCACTTGTACGGGCCGATGTATACAGGGACTTTTTTGGGCTAATAATGCACCTGATTAGCAGAAGCGACTAGTCAGTAATGTGGCGTCCTTTTACCTTTTACCGCTGAAAGGGTCGGGATGGGTCCTGCGGCTTTGTTAATAATGagacattttgcatttttgaatCATAGAGAGTATGTGTGACAAGTCTTACCTCTCTATTTCCTGGTACAAGCAAGTGCGCGCCATTTCTTGCTTCCGTGTACGTAAGCGTACACAGCCACCTGCCACAGCCCACGTGACCACACTACTCTCCACCAAACCAAGCAAGAATGCACAAATGACGCAGGTCATGTATGACGTCACTAAGCGTCACTCCTACTGGACCGAAATTTTGCATATTGTCCCCATACATGTCACTTAAAAGCATATTCAAATCAAGACAGAGGAGTTAAATATACTGAATGCGGAAGTACAATTAAATGCATTTCAAGTATGCTCTGGAAACTCCGAAAATACATTACACCAACATGTGAATTGAACTTGCATTGTGCTTGAGCGCAACCCCTCACGTCTCATGGTTTAAATGACTTACAATTGttactttaatttaaaattactattattttcAGATTTGAATCTGTTAAAACATGCAGTGTCCTGTCATATAGCCATTTGCTCAAGAATAAAACAGTAGACATTTCACACAGCTTCAAATAGTGTAATTTGATTGCAAATGTTTGACCATTTGGCAGCGCTAGATAAAATACAAGTAGTGttgaattgaaataaaaacactttgtcATTGAGAGAAGTTTATTAGAAAAGGAGAGGCAGAGCGTTTGTACAAGCCATTAGAGTGGCTACCACTCAGGACATGAACAAAGTTGTATTAaataaagacaggaagtagctaGGTTCAAGCAAGAAACTTATGTACACACGCAAGCTAAGTCATCAAAACACACAAGAGGACCCTTTCTGGACTTCAAGCTAAGAGGAAGGTTGCCGTGGTGACAGAAGGATGATACTGAGGGACTACATGAAGCAGGGGGTAAAAGTAGGACCTGTGGATTGGAACTGCGGGAGAAAAGCATGTACAGATGAGTCACTTGACCACCTCTCAAACCCTCTCTTCCTTATTTCTCACTTCCATGCTCGGCACAAATTTCTCCTAAGTGGCGCCTGAGCTCATCTTGCCACGGTGGTGCTTGCGGACCTCCTCCATCAGGTCTCTGAGGTACTGGATCTCCTTGCTGATGGACTCCGCCTTCTCTGCCAGCTCACGGTTCTTCTTCTCCAGCTCTTCACGCTCCACGCCCAGCTGCTCCTGCTCCACACGCTTCTTCTGGCGGTAGCGTGTGGCCGCCGTCTTGTTCTGCTCCATCTTCTTCAGCTTCTTCTCCACCACCTTGGGACCAGACGCAGACTTCACCTTGCCCTtgagggaggagggggaggcGGGCTCGGGTTTGGCGTACGGTTTTGTTCGCGACGAACCGGGGGCAGGAGAGGAGTCGCGCGGTGGAGAGCCCGCAACCGACTCGATGCCAGAGTCGCTTTCGCAGTCGCTGGGCGTTGGCGGGATCACGACTGACAGCTCCGGGAGGGACACAGGGAGAGTTGTGTCTTTGTTGCCGAGCACCATGACCACGATGGGACTGCCGCTGGCATCGGGGGTGATGTCGGCAAGGGGTGATTTTGTGTCAACCTCGCTCCCCAAATCAGACATCGGGGAGGAAGGAGGGAATGGGGATGGGGCCGGGGAGCAGGGCTCAGACTTCACAAACACCTGATGGGCGGGTGCCACTTCCTCTTTTGGAACCTCCAGTGATGTGAGCGGGGGCTCCGGGACGGTGGCGGCCATCTGCAGCTCCAGCTGTTCGTTGAGAACAGGAGTGTTAAAGGTGTCCAGGTCCAAATCCACGTGGGAGTGCAGGGAGGCCAGGAGGTCCTCAGATGATTCAGGAGACTCCTCGGACGAGCAGGAGTCGATGAGCGACTCAAGGTCCAAATCGCCGAGGTCGATTTTCTCCGCCATCCATTCCATGCCAGTGAACGCATCATCTGCCAACAGGGACGTGCGTCcattttaaaatgacatcaGGCAGTCAAGGAAGTAAATCTCACACTTCTTGAAACAGCAGGAAGTGCTGACATTTCCTCGTCTAAAACATAACTGTTCAACTAAAGTAGATCCTGTTCGAGAAAATGTTCAGGTAAAGGTCTGGAGTATCATACATCAAGCGTAAGTTGCGTTACAATTATCATCCAAGtagcttattttattatttagcaTCTGTAGTGCAcagatttgattggctgattagTACCACGTTGCATGGCTGACTTGTCATTTAATTGGTCAGCGGATTTCCTGTACCAGCCAGTAAAGTCAGAAGCACCCCGTCAAGTTTAACTTCACTGTAGGTCCAAGCCTTGATATGACAGATTCTGGGTCTGACCTGTGGTCTACAAGGTAATTAAGGTAAATTGGTAAAACAGGTTTGACCAGACTGATTATTACTCGCTCACCACACCTTCCTCATTCCGACCTCTCCTTCGTATGAAAGTCTACATCGTCACAAAACATGAATTCAGGTGTGTTCAAAGGACAGCCAGGGgccttgtttcttttttttgcccTGAGCAAAAACTAGCTTTGTTACCCATCAAAAACCTAAGCCACGCATGTTTGCTTTTATCATCTTTGTAATACAGAATATGTCAAGTGGCCCTTGCAGCCTGCCGTTATGGTGTACGCACCCACGCTTTACTTTCCTATTTTTAAAGTGCTTCATTCGTCCACATTATGAAACTGCTTGGTGGACtgacatgtaaaaaaatttaaacaaacaCCGAAGCCTCACCTTTGCCGTCGTCTGCACCTACATGAGCATCGAGCAGGCCACCGACACTCAGCCAGTTGAGGACTCCCCCCTTGGCTTCCAGGAAGGAGGTGCAGTGGCTGAGAGGAGGGGATGGGGGCGACAGCAAGGTAGAGGAGGGGGACAAGGAGAGGGGTGGTGAAGCTGGGACCTCCCCCTcgagggaggaggagggtgaAAGCGCTTCCTCTTCATCTTGGTCCAGAAGGGGCCCCATTGGGTCAGCCATCAGAAATGAGGGCCCTGCTGAGCAATTATCATGGACGGTTCACTCATACTGATTCAACTGCTTGTTATATCACAATACCAACCTAAGCACAGGGCCTCCACGTCCTCCAAGGTGAACTGGGAGAGCGTCATCATGGCTGCTGATCAGCGATGACCGCGTGTAGGTGAATAAAATATAGTGCGGAGACGTCTGTAAGTCGAGAAGTTCCAAACTGCTGTCGACTGCAGCAAAGCTGAGGGGAGTTGCCAGGAGAGACCTGCACAAACCAATTCAGATGTGTCATTTTCAGAAATGGGAAGAACTACTGGTGGGACACTTCCAAATATTAAACACTTTCAACAATATACATAATATGGAAGACAGTCTTGATAAGTCACCATTATCACCTCTTCGGCATGACAATCTTCCTGTCTGCAAATTGCAACTTCGCACATATATGGATACATATGCATCTTTAGAACTGAACACTTAAAATGGCAGTTTTACAACACAGCAAAGTCTGACAGCAAAGCATAAGGGGAATGATGGCAGGGGTGACTAATTTTAGCTAATCCTTTCCACTGAAGCGTCAGAGCAGCTTAAAAGACCAACGCTCCGCCCACTCCCGGAGTATCTCTCCTAATTTGGTCATACTGCGAGCGGGTGACCACGCCCTCATTCGGGATGACGTGAGTTTCGGGGTTAGGAGGCGCCCGCCATTTTCGTCACAGGCAGAGGACTTGGCGACTGAGGCTGCGCGCCATCTTGGACGCGCCACGTTGTCAGTATATTTATGTATACAAACGTCAACCTACTTCAAAATACAATCAAAACATACAATCTATTTCACGGAGATTTTACGAGCGAATTTCGTGGGTTTATAGTAGGCTTCAACTGTACTTAAAACGCGCCCGTTTCGGCGGTAAGTCACGGAGGCTAGCAAAGACTCGCTCAACTGTGGGACGTCTTCAAAATGAGACAACACAAACTCAGTGAATATTCACGTGTAAAGTGTATATCCACTAACACACACCAATACCTTATTGGTAACGAATTAATTATCTAAACACGTCTTCAAGACCTGACAGCTACGAAGCCCGAAGTACCAAAATGAAGACTGAAAACACAAACTTACGCCATTTTGCCAGAAATTGCCAGTGCTCTTCGCCGCTGCACT from Doryrhamphus excisus isolate RoL2022-K1 chromosome 1, RoL_Dexc_1.0, whole genome shotgun sequence encodes the following:
- the atf4a gene encoding cyclic AMP-dependent transcription factor ATF-4 isoform X1, translating into MMTLSQFTLEDVEALCLAGPSFLMADPMGPLLDQDEEEALSPSSSLEGEVPASPPLSLSPSSTLLSPPSPPLSHCTSFLEAKGGVLNWLSVGGLLDAHVGADDGKDDAFTGMEWMAEKIDLGDLDLESLIDSCSSEESPESSEDLLASLHSHVDLDLDTFNTPVLNEQLELQMAATVPEPPLTSLEVPKEEVAPAHQVFVKSEPCSPAPSPFPPSSPMSDLGSEVDTKSPLADITPDASGSPIVVMVLGNKDTTLPVSLPELSVVIPPTPSDCESDSGIESVAGSPPRDSSPAPGSSRTKPYAKPEPASPSSLKGKVKSASGPKVVEKKLKKMEQNKTAATRYRQKKRVEQEQLGVEREELEKKNRELAEKAESISKEIQYLRDLMEEVRKHHRGKMSSGAT
- the atf4a gene encoding cyclic AMP-dependent transcription factor ATF-4 isoform X2 → MMTLSQFTLEDVEALCLGPSFLMADPMGPLLDQDEEEALSPSSSLEGEVPASPPLSLSPSSTLLSPPSPPLSHCTSFLEAKGGVLNWLSVGGLLDAHVGADDGKDDAFTGMEWMAEKIDLGDLDLESLIDSCSSEESPESSEDLLASLHSHVDLDLDTFNTPVLNEQLELQMAATVPEPPLTSLEVPKEEVAPAHQVFVKSEPCSPAPSPFPPSSPMSDLGSEVDTKSPLADITPDASGSPIVVMVLGNKDTTLPVSLPELSVVIPPTPSDCESDSGIESVAGSPPRDSSPAPGSSRTKPYAKPEPASPSSLKGKVKSASGPKVVEKKLKKMEQNKTAATRYRQKKRVEQEQLGVEREELEKKNRELAEKAESISKEIQYLRDLMEEVRKHHRGKMSSGAT